One stretch of Pandoraea oxalativorans DNA includes these proteins:
- a CDS encoding type II secretion system protein produces MIELLVTLAIMAMLATLAVPVSQLAVQRRQEQELARDLREIRHAIDAYKRAWDTGHMEKKAAETGYPPSLEVLVQGVPDMRDPKRKRQYFLRRIPRDPLNNDDSLTNAQTWGKRSYASPPDAPAEGDDVYDVYTLSQGVSLNGVPYRLW; encoded by the coding sequence ATGATCGAGCTGCTGGTCACGCTCGCCATCATGGCGATGCTGGCAACGCTCGCCGTGCCCGTATCGCAACTGGCCGTGCAGCGTCGTCAGGAGCAGGAACTCGCGCGCGATCTGCGCGAGATCCGTCACGCCATCGACGCTTACAAACGCGCGTGGGACACCGGCCATATGGAAAAAAAGGCGGCGGAAACGGGCTATCCCCCCTCGCTCGAAGTGCTCGTGCAGGGCGTGCCGGATATGCGAGATCCGAAGCGCAAGCGTCAATACTTCCTGCGCCGCATTCCGCGCGATCCACTCAACAACGACGACTCGCTCACCAATGCGCAGACGTGGGGCAAACGCAGCTACGCCAGTCCGCCTGATGCGCCCGCCGAGGGCGACGACGTCTACGACGTCTACACGCTGTCGCAGGGTGTGAGCCTGAACGGCGTGCCTTACCGTCTCTGGTGA
- a CDS encoding type II secretion system protein translates to MNLLAKTHLRHTRRPRGFTLIELLVVLGIIATLATLMIPNYVPAITKAKNTVLTENLRTLRRVIDQFYDDTGHYPVSLAELVERKYLRAVPIDPVTGSDTTWITMTPAENAAQDPSAQILATSRSAQDALRFGASTPTPPAGAIPVVEDKGICCVKSGATGTDPAGKAYADY, encoded by the coding sequence ATGAACCTGCTTGCGAAAACGCACCTTCGGCACACGCGTCGCCCGCGCGGCTTCACGCTGATCGAATTGCTCGTCGTGCTGGGCATCATCGCGACATTGGCCACGCTCATGATCCCGAACTATGTGCCCGCGATTACGAAGGCGAAGAACACCGTCCTCACCGAGAATCTGCGCACGCTGCGCCGCGTCATCGATCAGTTTTACGACGACACGGGCCACTATCCCGTCAGTCTCGCCGAGCTGGTCGAGCGCAAGTATCTGCGGGCGGTGCCCATCGACCCCGTGACGGGCAGCGACACCACCTGGATCACGATGACACCCGCCGAGAATGCGGCGCAGGACCCGAGCGCACAGATCCTCGCGACGAGCCGTTCGGCACAGGACGCGTTGCGCTTCGGGGCGTCCACGCCCACGCCGCCCGCCGGAGCGATCCCGGTCGTCGAGGACAAAGGCATTTGCTGCGTGAAAAGCGGTGCGACCGGGACCGACCCGGCGGGCAAGGCGTATGCGGACTATTGA
- a CDS encoding type II secretion system protein — protein sequence MRTIDRPARKRHGRHSLRGQHGFTYVGLLILVAVLGLVGAMTIRVGALWQRAAREAQLLEIGAQFSDALRAYADATPAGQLPQPPNLAALLLDPRFPTPHRYLRRIFADPMTGSTDWGVTYVTTGKGVLEVYSRSSATPLRTAHFDEQFGTFSGTTHYYDWRFSAATATPDVMPSIPTPDPASGPGATPPLPPPLPSIPPF from the coding sequence ATGCGGACTATTGATCGCCCTGCGCGCAAACGCCACGGACGCCACAGCCTTCGCGGCCAGCACGGTTTCACGTACGTGGGCTTGCTGATTCTCGTCGCGGTGCTGGGACTCGTCGGTGCGATGACGATCCGGGTCGGCGCGCTATGGCAGCGTGCCGCCCGCGAAGCGCAACTGCTGGAGATCGGCGCGCAGTTCAGCGACGCGCTGCGCGCCTACGCCGACGCGACGCCCGCCGGGCAGTTGCCGCAACCGCCGAATCTGGCCGCACTGTTGCTCGACCCGCGCTTCCCGACACCGCACCGGTACTTGCGCAGGATCTTCGCGGATCCGATGACCGGCAGCACGGACTGGGGCGTCACGTATGTGACGACCGGCAAGGGCGTGCTTGAGGTGTATAGCCGCTCGTCCGCCACGCCGCTCAGGACAGCGCACTTCGACGAACAGTTCGGCACGTTCTCCGGCACGACGCATTACTACGACTGGCGCTTCTCTGCGGCCACGGCGACGCCGGACGTCATGCCGTCGATACCCACGCCCGACCCGGCGTCTGGCCCCGGCGCGACGCCTCCACTCCCTCCACCCCTTCCATCCATTCCGCCCTTTTGA
- a CDS encoding lytic transglycosylase domain-containing protein, with protein MRPSLRATVVASLTAAALTTNAPAFADCFDDAATYHHVSADVLRAIAWEESNNRADARRTNTNGSVDYGLMQINSVHLDTLARFGIGTEDLMVACKSVYIAAWHLQRQMAKYGNTWAAIGAYHSATPALRDAYASRIAAKLNALKDAREAKQGRR; from the coding sequence ATGCGCCCGAGCCTCCGAGCGACCGTAGTCGCCAGTCTGACTGCGGCAGCCCTCACCACGAACGCACCCGCATTCGCCGACTGCTTCGACGATGCGGCAACCTATCACCACGTGAGCGCCGACGTGCTGCGCGCCATCGCATGGGAAGAGTCGAACAACCGCGCGGATGCCCGCCGCACCAACACCAATGGCTCGGTCGACTACGGTCTCATGCAGATCAACTCGGTGCATCTGGACACACTGGCGCGCTTTGGCATCGGCACCGAGGACCTGATGGTGGCGTGCAAGAGCGTGTACATCGCGGCGTGGCATCTGCAACGTCAGATGGCGAAGTACGGCAACACATGGGCGGCCATCGGCGCTTACCACTCGGCCACCCCGGCTCTGCGCGACGCATACGCCTCGCGCATCGCGGCCAAACTCAATGCACTCAAGGACGCTCGCGAGGCAAAGCAAGGCCGACGTTGA